Proteins encoded together in one Dioscorea cayenensis subsp. rotundata cultivar TDr96_F1 unplaced genomic scaffold, TDr96_F1_v2_PseudoChromosome.rev07_lg8_w22 25.fasta BLBR01001020.1, whole genome shotgun sequence window:
- the LOC120255471 gene encoding acidic endochitinase-like, translating to MAQSEKLGVMLSMLGVMASLFLMIIIPRSDAGSIAIYWGQNGNEGTLADTCATGNYAFVNLAFLCVFGNGQNPQLNLAGHCDPSSNNGCAGLSQDIKSCQSQGVKVILSIGGGAGAYALASKDDARQVAQYLWNNYLGGQSSDQRPLGDAVLDGVDFDIEGGSPAHYDDLARYLSGYSATKGSKKVYLTAAPQCPYPDAWVGGALDTGLFDYVWVQFYNNPPCQYQSGSVTNLDDAWKQWTSGIKAKNIFLGLPAAPDAAGSGFIPVGDLTSQVLPSLKRSDVYGGVMLWSKYYDDHTGYSSAIKHDV from the coding sequence atggcTCAAAGCGAGAAACTAGGTGTAATGCTGTCCATGTTGGGTGTCATGGCCTCACTGTTTCTCATGATCATCATTCCAAGATCTGACGCAGGCAGCATTGCAATATACTGGGGACAAAACGGCAACGAAGGAACTCTCGCTGACACCTGTGCAACTGGAAACTATGCTTTTGTCAACCTGGCTTTCCTCTGTGTCTTTGGCAATGGCCAAAACCCACAGCTCAACCTGGCAGGTCACTGTGACCCTTCCTCCAACAACGGCTGTGCCGGACTCAGCCAAGACATCAAATCATGTCAATCCCAAGGTGTCAAAGTCATCCTCTCCATCGGCGGTGGCGCCGGAGCTTACGCTCTCGCATCCAAAGATGATGCCAGGCAAGTGGCCCAGTACCTCTGGAACAACTACTTGGGAGGTCAATCATCTGATCAGAGGCCATTAGGAGATGCGGTGCTTGATGGTGTGGACTTTGATATAGAAGGTGGCAGCCCTGCTCACTATGATGATCTGGCCAGGTATCTCTCTGGTTACAGTGCTACTAAGGGTAGCAAGAAGGTGTACTTGACCGCAGCTCCACAGTGCCCGTACCCGGACGCGTGGGTGGGTGGAGCTCTTGACACTGGCCTGTTTGATTATGTTTGGGTGCAGTTCTATAATAACCCTCCGTGCCAGTACCAGTCTGGTTCTGTGACTAACCTTGATGATGCTTGGAAGCAGTGGACGTCTGGTATCAAAGCTAAGAACATATTTCTGGGTTTGCCAGCTGCTCCTGATGCTGCTGGGAGTGGGTTCATTCCGGTTGGAGATTTGACTTCTCAGGTGTTGCCATCGCTCAAGAGGTCTGATGTGTACGGTGGTGTTATGCTGTGGTCTAAGTATTATGATGACCACACTGGTTATAGCTCTGCTATCAAGCATGACGTTTGA
- the LOC120255472 gene encoding acidic endochitinase-like → MARWFLFFIFFFCISSFTSSHARDGSIAIYWGQYDKEGTLAQTCATGNYAFINISFLNKFGNGRKPNLDLAGHCNTDDSNGCTSLNKDIKSCQAKGIKVILSIGGALGDYSLSSKEDARQVALYIFNNFLSGKSSSERPFGDAVLDGVDFDIELGDGDHYDDLARSLSSFGGSKGNKSKIILTAAPQCPFPDKFVGKALSAGVFDNVWVQFYNNPQCQFKSGGNKGFGDAWEQWTSDQINAKKIFLGLPASQEAAGSGFVEVEELTSEVLPLIKKSGKYGGVMLWSKFYDDQTGYSSAIKEDV, encoded by the coding sequence ATGGCTCGCTggttcctcttcttcatcttcttcttctgcatAAGCTCTTTTACAAGCTCTCATGCAAGAGATGGAAGCATTGCTATATACTGGGGCCAATATGATAAAGAAGGAACTCTGGCTCAAACATGCGCAACTGGAAACTATGCATTCATAAACATCAGTTTCCTCAACAAATTTGGCAATGGTCGGAAGCCAAACCTGGACCTCGCCGGCCACTGCAACACTGATGATTCCAACGGGTGCACCAGTCTCAACAAAGACATCAAATCATGCCAAGCCAAAGGCATCAAAGTTATTCTCTCCATTGGAGGTGCATTAGGTGACTACTCTCTATCCTCCAAAGAAGATGCAAGGCAAGTAGCTCTTTATATCTTCAACAACTTCCTCTCCGGCAAGTCCTCCTCCGAAAGGCCTTTCGGTGATGCGGTGCTCGACGGTGTTGATTTTGATATCGAACTTGGTGATGGTGATCACTATGATGATCTTGCAAGATCCTTATCGTCTTTCGGTGGTAGTAAAGGAAACAAATCGAAGATAATCTTGACAGCGGCGCCACAATGCCCGTTCCCGGATAAGTTCGTCGGAAAAGCACTGAGTGCCGGAGTGTTTGATAATGTTTGGGTGCAATTCTATAATAATCCACAGTGTCAGTTCAAGTCTGGTGGTAATAAGGGTTTTGGTGATGCATGGGAACAGTGGACTAGTGATCAGATCAATGCTAAGAAGATATTTCTTGGGTTGCCGGCGTCGCAGGAGGCCGCCGGGAGTGGGTTTGTTGAGGTGGAGGAGCTGACGTCGGAGGTGTTGCCGTTGATAAAGAAGTCAGGGAAGTATGGAGGAGTGATGCTGTGGTCTAAGTTTTATGATGATCAGACTGGTTATAGTTCAGCTATCAAGGAAGATGTTtaa